The following nucleotide sequence is from Salvia miltiorrhiza cultivar Shanhuang (shh) chromosome 7, IMPLAD_Smil_shh, whole genome shotgun sequence.
CCGAAAATGGAAGATAAGCAAGCAGAATGATTATCAAAAACGGCAGCAGCTGAAGAAGCAGCATAAGACTAGGGCCCGTGTTACCCAAATCTTCCCTTTGATGTGCAGCAGCAGTATGCGTTCTAGTCCTGTAAACATGAGCATTCCTGAAGGCGTCACGTTGGCCAAAAAACGCTCTGAATATCTCATCAGGATCAAATTCATCGTCAAAGAAGTCATTCCCTGTTCTCCTCCGCCTCCTCCTAGTCTGATACTGCTGGTTATGCTCGAACTCGTCCACCAAACCCGTCTGATCATACTGCCTCCTCGACTCATCCTCACTCAAGCACTTGAACGCCTTGCTAACTTTCTTGAAAGCCTCCTCAGAGCCTGGTGCCTTATTCTTATCAGGATGGACTTTCAGCGAAAGCTTCCTATACGCCTTCCTAATCTCCTCTACCGAACAACTCTTCTCCACCCCAAGAATGGCATAGTAATCCTTCTTCGTCTTGATCTGCCTCACCAAGAGCACGTGCTCGTCCGTGTAATTCCTCTCCCCGTTTGAAATCCCATCAGAATTTGCGGCAGCACCCTGATCGGTCTTCACCGTGGAAGCCTTCTTCACATTACTAGATGGGCCGGCAGAAGACGAGGAATCGAGATTCTCACAAGCGGCCAAGAGATCATCCACGGATAAACTCTGGTTAAGGCGGCGAGCAATGCCAATAAATTTCACGGCTCTTTGCTTATTACCTGCTGCAATTGCCTCTTTCGCAATGTTTATACATCTCAACGCCTCATCTTTGTTGCTATCCATCACGAATTTCAgttgcccccaaaaaaaaaaccctactCAAACATATAAACAGCCCAGCTCAAGAAAAAAAATCCCAAAATTCAACTTTGGGAGCCAAAACCTAGAAAATCCACAGGCCCACAAAATCATCAATTCAGAAATTCATCCACACCCTACTGCATCAAGTTCACCGTCGATCACCCAAAATACCACAATTTCCCCTAACTGAAACACGCAAACACAAAATCCCAAATCATGATCTTAATCAAATTCAACAATGAAGCACCCTAACTAGTATAATTCAATAAGCACAAACCACAATCAGGGTTCATCAAAATGAAAAACCCATGCGCACGCCAAAATTTTGTTAAGAACTGAGCATCAACCATCCAAAATgccataaaaaatttaaagaaagccATATATTTTTACCTATAAGTATTAGATCCGTAATCCCATGACCGACTGGTCCGACtcgtagagagagaaagagcaagAGTGAGATGACACGAGAGGAATATGTATAGGTGCAAATATATAGTGCCCTAATTGTCAACCAATTGAAATGTGACAAGTCAATTTGCACACATTGATTTTCCATTtgtcttactttttttttttaacttttctcGCACTCAAGATATTTATCGCTAATTTTCCACTTTGATATCACCAACGACCAACCCACTGAATGTTATTTTATCATCCATTTatctcattattttttttgaaaaacatatatttatctaattatttattttttcgaaaATGTAAGGATTATCGGACTTTCATTTCTGAATAAGtgctatatttaaaaataaatatagtcttttaatacaaaaaatattttagaattttataagaaaaattatgcgaatttttttagtttattcttaCTTCTTCGTTTAAACATGTAATTTTTCaggatgaaaaataaattatccatTTTTTTGGAATGTGATATTGGCAAAAGTCACTTTCGAGGAGGGAAGAAATAGTTTAAGAAATATGTATGCTGgagtattttaatattttctccaaaatACCGTAATTATCCAAAACCGCGTAATTATTAATACGAATTGCACATTTAATCATTTATACCATTATTATAGCCTCTTCAAATTGAATATTAGTGCATGTATTTGGTGACAGAGGAGAAGTCATACAAGTTGAATCAgatcaaaagaaaaagaaaacacacacacacacaaaaggtGCAATTATAGGATCTTGAATCCCTTATAGAGGGGTATAAGATTGTTTAATAAGAATGGACAAAAAATTAAAtcttgatacccaaaaatcttgtAATTCAAAACTTCACTACTACATATGTTAAAGAATCAATTTTTTACACTATGTTAGTCTAGTCTACATTAAGAGCAAGAGCAATAATCAATTCTCATCATCAGAATCAAAGAATTGCCTTCTCCTCAGGGACTCGATCACCTCAGCTGGCTTCTCCCCTCCATGGCTAGGCGCCTCCCCTCTCCACGACTTCAGCTTGGGCACGCTCATC
It contains:
- the LOC130991867 gene encoding chaperone protein dnaJ 49, producing MDSNKDEALRCINIAKEAIAAGNKQRAVKFIGIARRLNQSLSVDDLLAACENLDSSSSAGPSSNVKKASTVKTDQGAAANSDGISNGERNYTDEHVLLVRQIKTKKDYYAILGVEKSCSVEEIRKAYRKLSLKVHPDKNKAPGSEEAFKKVSKAFKCLSEDESRRQYDQTGLVDEFEHNQQYQTRRRRRRTGNDFFDDEFDPDEIFRAFFGQRDAFRNAHVYRTRTHTAAAHQREDLGNTGPSLMLLLQLLPFLIIILLAYLPFSEPEYSLQKNYSYQFKKMTEKHGVEYFVKSPEFDRTYPAGTAGRHEIENNVIKDYKHMLGRYCHMEMQRRHWNRHFPTPHCDRLQSFAA